From Neospora caninum Liverpool complete genome, chromosome VIII, a single genomic window includes:
- a CDS encoding putative glycerol-3-phosphate acyltransferase translates to MKPLTVPTLRSPYRPRYRGCRRSVLLVFSFLALLRHAECSTHCPPSPVVPLFQIGVLPFSLFFFVFPSPFPSFYSAPLHAEAVAAPLENGRLKPTRSSLSHVSAWTPTARNPSLYPSSVHPRPSPVQFARGSRHASVLPHADLTTPHANSVSSVFVASPSTSFSCLSLQSGRRPSAFVHLSNEQELKRNFRSRHLSLPLSPRGASLSVTSSALFSAVPPPPGSPQAFHAPLAFVSPSAPRLSNAPFPGRSRRTLDLPFSSPVSLSPEVSLSPPSSSSVSSSLRSSSGAAPAWLPYGLPERLPEPLGRSSSVEALQKAKEHFLGLLEGGELTPASDERSREPEGSGQTSEVASSPRLTEKHTRIFSNFAEIYAREAAKSGQLTAQEYVDILSSLWQLAWKYAGYPFTPYHPALETPFNFAEWSTRLWRPLVFLPTSKIVVPPPSASPEFASPLGSINERLAAGENVVFLSNHQTEPDPQVVKLVFEHLGESALADKIVFVAGHKVREDRLSTPFSLACNLLCVHSKKHLTHPDLSAEEKHEKQRENLAAMGALQQLLEEGGSVIWVAPSGGRDRQDAKGVFSQPDPFDVKTVQMFRLLAKKIRQGPRGATTHFIPMALFTAPICPPPKQVETSLGEARSCAFSPVGVAIGESVTDEEALSHEDFARKAEAETKRLYKLITPRFE, encoded by the exons ATGAAGCCTCTCACCGTGCCCACACTGCGCTCACCTTATAGACCGCGTTATCGTGGTTGTCGTCGTAgtgttcttctcgttttttcgtttctggcACTTCTGAGACATGCAGAGTGCTCAACCCACTGCCCCCCCTCTCCAGTTGTCCCTCTTTTCCAAATAGgtgttctccctttctctctcttttttttcgtttttccttctccttttccttccttttattcggcgcctctccatgccgaagccgtcgccgctcctctgGAGAACGGCCGCCTCAAACCGACTaggtcgtctctctcccatGTCTCTGCCTGGACACCAACGGCACGAAACCCGTCGCTGTACCCTTCTTCTGTCCACCCCAGGCCTTCCCCAGTGCAATTTGCTCGTGGGTCTCGCCACGCGTCTGTACTGCCCCACGCCGATCTGACTACACCACATGCGAactctgtctcgtctgtttttgttgcttctccgtctacttccttttcctgtctttctctccagagcgGCCGTCGACCCTCAGCGTTCGTGCACCTCTCGAACGAGCAGGAACTGAAACGCAATTTCCGCTCACGCcacctctcgcttccgctgtctccccgtgGTGCTTCTTTGTCTGTAACCTCCTCGGCCCTCTTCTCGGCAGTCCCTCCTCCCCCTGGCTCGCCGCAGGCCTTCcacgctcctctcgcgttcgtctccccttccgctcctcgcctttcgaATGCACCCTTCCCAGGCCGCTCAAGGCGTACGCTGGaccttcctttctcttcaccagtctctctgtctcctgaggtgtctctttctccgccgtcttcgtcttcagtttcgtcttccttgcgttcttcttctggagCCGCGCCGGCGTGGCTACCGTATGGCCTCCCGGAGCGTCTGCCCGAGCCGCTGGGGCGAAGCTCGAGTGTGGAGGCCCTCCAGAAGGCAAAGGAACATTTCCTAGGATTGCTGGAGGGAGGCGAACTAACGCCAGCCTCCGACGAACGGTCACGAGAGCCCGAGGGAAGCGGACAAACGTCGGaagtcgcttcttcgccgcgcttGACTGAAAAGCATACACGCATCTTTTCGAACTTTGCGGAAATCTacgcgcgagaagcagcGAAATCCGGACAACTGACGGCCCAGGAATACGTCGACATCCTCTC AAGCCTCTGGCAGTTAGCGTGGAAATACGCAGGTTATCCGTTTACCCCCTACCACCCAGCACTTGAGACGCCCTTCAATTTTGCGGAGTGGTCCACACGGCTCTGGCGGCCTCTCGTGTTCTTGCCGACGAGCAAAATCGTCGTTCCCCCGCCTTCGGCTTCCCCGGAgttcgcttcgcctctcgggaGCATCAACGAACGCCTCGCAGCAGGAGAAAacgtcgttttcctctcgaacCACCAGACCGAGCCTGATCCGCAAGTGGTCAAACTGGTCTTCGAACACCTCGGGGAAAGCGCCCTCGCTGACAAAATTGTCTTTGTCGCAGGCCACAA AGTGCGTGAAGATCGTCTCTCCACACCCTTTTCCTTGGCATGCAACTTGCTTTGCGTCCACTCGAAAAAGCACCTGACGCACCCCGATTTGTCCGCTGAGGAGAAGCATGAGAAGCAGCGCGAGAACCTCGCTGCCATGGGCGCTCTCCAGCAACTGCTggaagaaggagggagcGTGATTTGGGTCGCCCCTAGCGGCGGCCGAGACCGGCAAGACGCGAAAGGAGTGTTCAGCCAGCCGGACCCGTTTGACGTGAAGACCGTCCAGATGTTTAGGTTGCTCGCGAAGAAAATTCGGCAGGGGCCTCGAGGAGCAACTACCCACTTTATCCCGATGGCGCTCTTCACTGCGCCGATTTGCCCTCCGCCCAAGCAG